A DNA window from Arachis duranensis cultivar V14167 chromosome 3, aradu.V14167.gnm2.J7QH, whole genome shotgun sequence contains the following coding sequences:
- the LOC107478819 gene encoding xyloglucan endotransglucosylase protein 1, with the protein MTTLITKVPIGFLSLLLIITIATKAAAGNFYQDFEVTWGDNRAKIFNGGQLLTLSLDRASGSGFRSKNEYLFAKLDMQIKLVPGNSAGTVTTYYLSSLGGTHDEIDFEFLGNLSGDPYILHTNVFTQGKGNREQQFYLWFDPTADFHTYSILWNPHNIIFSVDGTPIREFKNLESRGVPFPKNQPMRLYSSLWNADDWATRGGLVKTDWAHAPFTASYRNFNAPPAQSWMGQSLDSTGLARIHWVQRNYMIYNYCTDLKRFPQGPPLECSLA; encoded by the exons atgacAACACTAATAACTAAGGTCCCTATTGggtttctttctcttctcttaatTATTACTATAGCTACCAAAGCTGCGGCTGGTAACTTCTATCAAGACTTTGAAGTAACATGGGGTGATAACCGTGCTAAGATCTTTAACGGTGGCCAGCTTCTTACACTGTCCTTGGACAGAGCCTCCGGCTCCGGATTTCGCTCCAAGAACGAGTATTTGTTTGCCAAACTTGACATGCAAATCAAACTCGTTCCTGGTAACTCCGCTGGCACCGTTACAACATACTAT CTATCTTCGTTGGGTGGGACACATGACGAAATAGACTTTGAATTTCTGGGGAACTTGAGTGGAGATCCGTACATTCTTCACACAAACGTATTCACGCAAGGGAAAGGCAACAGAGAACAGCAGTTCTATCTATGGTTCGACCCCACCGCCGACTTCCACACCTATTCCATTCTTTGGAATCCTCACAACATCAT ATTCTCTGTGGACGGCACACCAATAAGGGAGTTCAAGAATTTAGAATCAAGAGGGGTCCCATTCCCAAAGAACCAACCCATGAGACTATACTCAAGCCTTTGGAATGCTGATGACTGGGCCACAAGGGGTGGGCTTGTGAAGACAGATTGGGCCCATGCCCCATTCACTGCCTCATACAGAAACTTCAATGCACCACCAGCCCAATCATGGATGGGCCAATCTCTTGATTCAACAGGCCTTGCAAGAATCCATTGGGTCCAAAGGAATTACATGATTTACAATTATTGCACTGATCTCAAACGCTTCCCACAAGGGCCTCCTCTTGAATGCTCACTTGCATGA